AAcagtcattatatatatatagggaaaaCCTTCAAAACGGTCGGGTGTGTATTTCTCATTTACACCTACCAATAAAAATTTAGCGCATAGTAGACTTATTATATTTATGGTGGATGTGCATCCAGTTAAACCCCCTCTcccttctcccttctctctttCCACTAcctccttcatcttcatcttcattttcatcttcctcctcctcctcgtcttCTTTCTCTACCAACCAGCCTTTTGTTGGAGCAGATCTGCATCGCATAAGCAACAGAGCATTTGGCGGAGGAGCAGCAGATGCAACAATATATTCATCATCagtgattctctctctctctctctctctctctctctctctctctctctctctctctctctctctctccccttagTGATTTCCGTCCCCCTCTCTTCTCAAAGCAACTGCTATTTTcgtccttttaaaaaaaaaaaaaaacctaaaaccaATATTGCTCAATATCAATTTCTATGAAATACTGATAGTCTGAACTCTGAAAGCTTAAATCAAGAAACAAACAGGTGGCAATTACTTCTTTACGAAACTagaaaattcaaacaatattccATCCACCAACcttaataaacaaaaacaatttgGCTTCAAAATATGACATAAATTTAGCTGATAAAAACAAGTAACCGCATAACTCTGTCATATACTCAATCTGGCATTGTACACGACCTGAGAGCTCATATATTGCTGGGGTATATGAAAACCCTAACTCTAGCCCCCATGGATTTCGGTAGAAGATTCGACTTCAAATATAAAGACCATCAGCTCTCTCGGTCCTTGAGAGGAGCAACAATCTGAGATTTGATGAAGGGGAGAGCAGGCCACGGGGTGGgttgggttggggggggggggggaaggggggATATGTCagaatggtaaaaaaaaaaattacctgtGTACGAATCTACATTGTAATTTACTACATTTCTTACGTGGCAAGTTATGCTTTGTTGGTGTAAATTGACACTAGTCACCCAACCGGCCTAAAGTTGCACCCATGTATATATCTTCCTTCCATTTCCTACACACAACCGACATCCATTTAGAAGAAAATGGCTTCTAGACTCCTCTCCAGGCATAAGAAGGGTCTACCATAGTTTTGAATCAAAGAACTCAGAGTTTAGAAAGTATTTTGCCTTATACAACTTGTGCAACAATGTATCATTTTCTTGTAGAATCCTCTAGCCTTGTTTTGCCAAGAGAGCCATATTAAACTTCTTTAGATCTTTAAAACCCATGCCACCATAGAACTTAGACTCACGCATCTTACTCCAACTCACccaataaattttcttttcattttcttttctgccCCACTAGAATTGTGCCATCATCCCTTCCAACTTCTTGCATAAACATTCAGGTAGCTTAAAACAACTCATTGCATAATCAGGAATAGATAAGTCAACAGCTTTGATAAGAATCTCTTTACTACCTCGGGATAGATGTTTTTCGTTCCAAGCTTGCAGTTTTTGCCACACACGATGCTTAATACTAGAGAAAGCATTGACCTTAGCCTTGCCAATCATGGGTGGTAAGCCTAAATACTTTTCATATTGTTGAACATTGTTGTCCCCTATAATgacatgattttcttttttatgtcaGCACTTGTGTTTTTGCTAAGAACCATAGCAATCTTGTCTCTATTGGTTTTCTAACCTGAGGCTAGCTCATATTTGTCCAGTAGCTCTTGAATCTGCTTGTTTATAGTGGTATCAACTTTGTAGAAGATcacactatcatctgcaaacagtaGATGATTTAGACTCGGTGCCCTTCGATAGATTTGAGTTCCTGGTATAGTATGATTCATGTCTGCTTCTCTCAGAAGATGGATAAGCCCTTCAATACATAGAAGGAATATAATAGGGGAtagagggtccccttgtcttaaaCCTCAACTAGGAATTATAGGACCATTAGGAATTCCATTGAttagaattgaaaaagaaacagaaGTAACGCACTTCATAATAAGATGAATCAGTTTAGCATCTAGACCAAGGTTCTCCATCATCTTTTAAGAAAAGTCTCACTCAcccctatcataggccttgctcatatccaatTTGAGTGACATATACCATTTATCCCCACTCTTTTCTGTTTAAAGAAGTGAATAAGCTCATATCCAATGAGGACATTATCTGTAATAAGTCTACTTAGTACAAAGACACTTTGGGAATCAGAGATAATACAAGGTAGAACCTACTTCAATATATTAGCCAACACTTTTGAAATGAGTTTATAAGTGACATTATAAAGGCTAATAGGTTGAAAATCAGCAACTTTCAAAGGAGATTGTTTTTGGAAATCAGAACAGTAAAGgtcttatttaattttgatggaaACGCACCACCATTAAGAGTATACAGCACAACTTTAGTCACTAAGTCACCAAtaatatgccaatatttttggaagaaaataGGTGACATACCATCAAGTACAGGTGCTTTTGTGGGATGCATTTATAGCAAGGCCTGGTACACTTCCTCTTCTGTGAATCTGCAAGTCAGTTGCTTATTCATCTGATCTGTCACAAAATCCAATGAGCTTATGTGGTTTTATGAAGTAAAAAGGGATTGAAAATGCTCCACAATAAGATGATCTCTATGTTCTCCTTCCTTTCTTATGCCATCATCATCCTGAAGCCATTTTATGTAGTTCTTTTTCCTTCTGTGGGATGCTTTGGTATGGAAATATCTAGAGTTTTGGTCTCTAGCTTGTAACCACATGGCCTTAGATTTCTGGTGCCACATGATTTCCTCTCTTCCAAGCCATTTCTGGACTTCTTTTCGAGCCTTATTATGTGCTTCTAAATTAGAACAATTAGGATTAGTATCCTGAACCTTAGCAAGTTCTTTTTTGGCTACTTCCAGATTCTTATGGACCATACCAAACTTTTGTTTATTCCAATGAGTTAGCTGAATGCTACACCCTTCAATCTTCCTCATGACCACTTCAAAAGTCTCATCCCTTGAGCCACTATTCCACACTTCTTGAATAATATGTTTGCAACCTTCCTCCCCAACCTACATAGCTTTAAACCTGAAGGACTTTCTTCCTCTCCTTTCACAGCCACCATTAGTTTCCACCTACAGAGGGATATGATCAGAATAAGCCACACTCCCATGAGTAACAGTTGTATAAGGATAGTACTGGCACCAATGTGAATTGGCTAAAAACCTATCAATTCACTCACTTATACAAGCTGAGCCTCATCTTTTATTGCATTAGGAGTAAGGGACCCCATAGTAACCCAAGTCCCTCAAATCATAATCATTTAACtaatagtgtaaaaaaaatgggTAAACTGGTAAACCGGACCAAACTGGACTGAATCGGTGGGTTTGGTCCGGTACTGAGTTTAGTTCGATCCAGGAcacgtttttatttttcttaaaacctgtCAAAATCGATCCaattatgatttttctttttctaaaactggaccggaccggttcatatatatattttaattttttatattgtatataattttgatatatacttatatataaaatagttttgtataatatgataaattactaattaatataatattaaatttaaaatcttatatcactatagtttattgtattaatagttatactaatattatatagtgcatattaatagttatactaatactatatcactatatattataatacattattatagtctataatacaattatactatattataatatactacaatatattatcactatgatattatatagtattaaatactatattatataatattatatatagtatattaaaaccgAAAACCGAAGTGCCAGTTTGGGAGGGTAACCAGTGCAtaatcagttttgaaaaatgtaaaactggtACATACCGGTTcgatcctaaattttgtccaaattaGTTCGGTCCGATCCagtattggttttatttttttaaaaaaattggtcaAAATTAGTTcggttttggtttttctttttctaaaactggaCTGGACCAGAccgattcatatatattttttttaaaattttataatgtatataatttttatatataatatataattatatataaaatagttttgtattatatgataaattattaattaatataatattaaattttaaaatcttatatcactatatactataatatactataatatattattatattatatattataacatatcactatattataatatataatatatcattatagtctataatacaattataatatactacaatatattatcactatagtattatgtactataatatactatattatatatatatattatataatgtataatatagtatattaaaactgaaaaatcggaCCAGAaccggtttaggaggataaCCGGCGCTGAgttcttgaaaatgcaaaactggTTCATAATAGTTCCGTCTGAAGTTTTATCTAGAACCAGACCAAATCGGACCGGTTACGCTTCTAGTTGCACCATTACTTTCAACGGCAATTTGGGCTTGATCTTGGTGATTCTCTCCAGAACTAACATCAGTTGCCAAAACAGGTTCTACCATAATTTTCGTTATTTCCTTCTATTCCGCTGTTACTTCCTTCTATCCCGCTTCATTCAATTGTTGCCTTTTTTGATTATCTAACTGAGTAGGGGATGTTAGAGATGTTTGTTTTGATGTCTGCTTTGAAACACAATTGGCAACACCGCGCACTCCTGCAAAACCTGCACATAAACACTAACCATAAGGGAAACCAGTAACTGCAAATTCATCCTCGAAAGTCAACCACTTCCCACACTCCTTATGTCCATGTCCCAAACAgccacaacaacaacaaaagcgAGGCAACCTTTCAAAAGTAAACTGAACCCAACATACATGGTTTGAGCCAATcataattttcttcctttttaatAGTGGTTTAGGCACATCTGGAGAGTGGCTCGTATCTGCATGAACTCACCCTATGCTAATTCATCTTTCTCAATATGAACTTCCACCACCTCACCTGGCCAGGTTGCCCACATACTGGTTCCTTGCCATAAGCGAAAGGTCGTGGATCCTAACTCAAAACGTGGCTCGTGTGAAATGAATCTGATGAACCTTATGCCTGCCATCAAATTCTTACATCAACACGAGTTGCTTATCAAACGACCATGGGCCTTCACGTATCACACGATCCTTATCCCTTATATCTTCAAACTCCACCAGAATGAGAATTGGATTGAAACTTCACCCCTTTCACTGGTATCCAGACCTTCTTCATAGTCTGTTTAAAGACCTCCTTATGATAATATTTATCCATAAACAACATCATGATCAAACACTTGCTACCTTTGGAGATTGCATCTTCCTACGGACTAACTTCCACATGAATATCTTCTTGCTCGTGCACAATAAGTGAAAGCTGCTCGTAAAGTTTATCAAGATTCTCCTCCATCACCATCCAAAGTCGTATTTGCATAGGATaatgagggaaaaaaagaaaaaaagggcacTGTACAAGGACAGGAGATAAACCTCTATTTAGGGAGCCCTAGAGAGGGATTTTCTCAATATTTAGTTTGTGTAAATATGTATTTAAGTTCAGGTCATCCACGTGTGATACATTCTAGATCCTTCCCTTTCTTTCAAATTCAAAGAAATCTAGAAGGGCATAACATAGAAATCTAGAAGAAAACTCCTTAAATTGCTGGCGGCTACTTAATTACATGTATCATCATTTATTCAACCTTTGAAAATGCTGCAAGAAAATTAAGTGGCTTGACAATACGAAATTGGCTACAATTATTCCCATCAACACCCTCCCCAATACCACGTGGAATTAGTTGCAGActtgtgttctttttttttattttatttttattcattggTGGAACTGTGGCCGGTCCGGTCTCTCCGCTTTAGTGGGGACCATCAGACCTtcattccttttatttttgtgtttttcttttttctttgacaaaaaaaaaaaaaaaaaaaagacccatTTGATGCTATCAAATTCTACTATTTTTCGATATTACCACAAAAGTATCAAAGTTATCACTCAAATCCCATTTTGAATCCCAGTTTTATCCCATTCTGATTGTtaagataaacaaaaaataaatgatattaaaCCATTTTGATGggttaatattaaataatagggcacattgaaaaaagaaatagtaatttaggaataaaattcgGTGCCCTACACAccaactttttatttaatgataatcacttgtaagagaTAACAAAAgcgttttgttttatttcattattataattttattaaaatctcacataaaatataataaataatttaattttttaaaattttaaaataataataatattaaaaaataatattttaaaaatattttatttaattattaatttttatctaaagtCATCTCATCTATTATCCAAACTACAATTTAACAAAACGCATACGTTATATCTAATGATATCATTGACTTCTAAACTAATATTCAcggtggaaaaagaaaaggtgagCCATGTGCTTGCGTCAATACAAGAGACACGTGAATTTTacgtatatatttattttaactgaATATTGAAATGAATTCCCCTCTCAATATTAGTCATTCCCATGACAAGTCAAACCCTTTGATCTTTGAAGAGGAGAGAAAACTGCTGTCCCATGAGCTCTTAACATTCATTATCCATTCATATTTCATCGAACAACTAAACAAATGACATAATATAACGATAACATGACGTGTGCAGGTGAATCAGCAAATAATAGTTATATAGACGTGCAAGAATAAAGATTTTAAAGGGACAATAGATTTCCTCGTTAGTTGGCCTAAATAGATTTCCTCGTTAGTTGGTCTAAATGTATCTTTAAAATTGAGCTATTatcatacttttttatatttatctattttatttaaatttaactctcacattaaattatctatttattttttatataataataaaatattattaattgaataatttttttatttaatttatttttttcacattttataattgtattaattaaatgttaataataattatattctaattaaattattattaaaaaaatcatattttcaaatatcatttaatattaataacaaaaaaatatttgattaaactcatctaaaattctatttaattttctcaattacTAACCAAATGGTATTTTTACTTGGAGTGAGAAAGTAGTATTTTAATGTTTGCTTGGAGTGAGAAAgtactattttaatatttgctTGGAGTGAGAAACTAGTATTTTAATGTTTGCTTGGAGTGAGGAActagtattttaatatttgataaatcAATTGTAATCTTCTATATTTGGCTAAGAACTATAACAAAAGTCTATATTATTTTAGATATGTCCAATCTAATATAGAATCttttaatacaaattatataaattttggtcATTCTTTCTAatttggccaagccaatgaGAATGGTCTTAATATACAAAAAAGTAGTTGTTCTGTCTGGTTTGATAAGTGCTGCGGACTCTCTGATAACCATGTTGTTGTGCAACTGACCATggctaattaattaaagaaaattatagaCTAGGTTCATACAATTCATTTATTactcttaatttaattcttactATTCATTTATTACtcttaatttaattaaagatTAAGGTGGCCGATCGAGGAAACCTGTGTCATCATGTCTTTACAATAATGCTTTGCTTGCTACGACCACGACAACTGGTGAGAAACCCAGAATATAAAATGCCAAAGAGCAAGGGACGCCTAAAATGTCTAAGTCCACCCATAAGGTCGATCTTTTACGGTTCTTTCATGCATCCATCTTACATTCTTCACTGTCATGTTTTCTTAACTGTGTTATCACTTTTGGCATTCTATGCATTTATATAGATATCTAGATTTCaaactggagagagagagagagagagagagagagagagagagagagagtaaagaaCCGAAACTAATGACCCTTATAAATATTGCTTATTTGCTTGTCCAAAGCCAGCGACATATTTGATCCTCATTCTCCTAGCTCTGTTTTCATAGCTGGATCTTATCtgttcaccccccccccccccccttcccaaaaaaaaaacatatttggtCCTCATTATCCTAGCTCTATTTTCATAGCTGGATCTTACctgttccccccccccccccccaaaaaaaacatatttgatCCTCATTCTCCTAGCTCTGTTTTCATAGCTGGATCTTATCTGTTTCCCCCCCGCCCCCGCCCCCGTCCCCGcgcaaaataaaaaaacccatcTCTACTCTACCGCCCGCCATTCAAAACTTCTTTAGACTCTTCCCTCGTCTCTATCTGTCCTCTGTTGATTTATTCAGCATTCAAATCCAAATCCCCCAGCAGTAAGGCACTTGCCGCCCCCAAAACACCTTTCAAACAAACATTTGATCCTCCCCTACGTACTACTTTGCCACCCCCTGTTTTTTTGACCACCTACGATCAGTCACCaccaattattatatatacccTCCCACAACGCCGGCCATCTTAACcatttccctctccctctccaacTCCAAAAATAGAAAGTAGATCAACAATATACATTAATGATCTCCATCATCAGTACCTCTGTCACCCCAGTTTTGCCTTATCTCTTTTGCTTCATtgtcttcctcctcttcttcgaACAAGTCTCttacttgaagaagaaaaaatgggtCCCCGGTCCTGCCTTTGTCTTTCCCATCCTCGGCAGCGCTATCTCCTTGGTCCGTCATCCCACCCAGTTCTGGGACCTCCAGTCCTCCCTCGCCAAGTCCTCCGCTCTAGGCTTCTCCGCTAACTACATCATCGGTAGATTCATTATCTTCATCCGCGACACCGACCTCTCCCATAAGATCTTCGCCAATGTCCGCCCCGACGCCTTCCATCTCGTTGGCCACCCCTTTGGTAAGAAGCTCTTCGGCGACCACAACCTCATTTACATGATGGGTCAGGATCACAAGGATCTTCGCCGTCGCATCGTTCCCAATTTTACTCCCAAGGCGCTCTCCACCTACACTTCTCTTCAACAGATTATCATCCTTGACCATCTTAAGAAATGGGTCCGCCTCTCTTCTCAGAGCGCGATGAAACCGATTGCCCTGAGGAATCTGGTTCGTGACATGAACCTGGAAACCTCCCAGACGGTATTTGTTGGTCCGTATTTGGGCCGAGAGGCCCGCCAGAGGTTCAAGGTCGACTACAATCTCTTCAACGTTGGGCTCATGAAGCTGCCCATCGACTTTCCAGGGACGGCGTTTCGGAACGCCAGACTCGGCGTTGACCGGTTGGTAAAAACTCTCGCTGTCTGTGTGGAACAGAGCAAGGTGAGGATGGAGACGGGAGAGGACCCGTCCTGTTTGATCGATTTCTGGATGCAGGAGACTTTGAGGGAGCTGACGGCGGCATCCAGAGCCGGCGAGCCCGCTCCTGCTCACACCAGCGACCTCGAGATTGGCAGCTACCTCTTCGACTTTCTCTTCGCGGCGCAGGACGCGTCGACGTCGTCGCTGCTGTGGGCCGTGACGCTCCTCGACTCGCATCCTGAGGTGTTAGCAAAGGTTCGCGAGGAGGTTGAATCCAAATGGTCGCCGGACTCGGATTCCTTGATCACGGCGGAGCAGCTGGGGCAGATGAAGTACACGCAGGCGGTGGCGCGTGAGGTATTGAGGTACCGAACTCCGGCGACCATGGTGCCCCACATAGCAGGGGTGGACTTTCCTTTGACAGAAAATTACACTATTCCGAAGGGTACTATCGTATTTCCATCGGTGTACGAATCGTCATTCCAGGGTTTCAGCGAACCGGACCGATTCGATCCGGATAGGTTCTCAGAGGATCGACAGGAAGATCGGATATTCAAGCGGAACTACCTGGCGTTCGGAGCCGGGGCCCATCAGTGCTTAGGCCAGAGGTATGCACTGAATCACCTGGTCCTCTTCATCGCGATGTTCGCCACTTTGCTGGACTTCAGGCGCCACAGAACGGACGGCTGCGATGAGATCGCGTACGTCCCCACCATTTGCCCCAGAGACGATTGCATGGTTTTCCTCTCGCAGCGGTGCGCACGGTATCCCAATTTCTCCGTACGAAAGGTCTAAAATGCCCTTATTCCCTGTGGCCGGTGGCGGTTGGGGTGGGGCAACTGGTAATATTGTTTGTTTTGCCATGTTTGTCGAGGGATTCGTCAGGCCGTGTTCTTGTCTATCCATGTTGTAATCTcttcgtttttatttttttatttttttccgaGTTGTTTGTGCATAGAGCTTGTGGACGGTAAGGATTCTTTGGCAAGGGGTGTGTGTAGATCATTGAATGGTGGATCATTGGATTGGTGTGgagaataatttttatttttattttatttttttaaagggggAGTTGATCGGTGCAAGCAGAACGGGCTTGACTTCGATAACAAACTCTAAAAACACGTGCCGTAATTGTATGGAGTTTGTAATTGTTTGTAGTACAAGATATTGgacattttcatttttcccaTTGGAACTTTTACAACAATGGTGTTAAAACGAAAGACAGTCGGACTACGTAAATACGGACAGAACGTTACCATAAACAATCAAAATCATTGGATGTAGCTTTCCAACTTTTGACAGTTTTTCGTTACCATTTACGTAGGGACAATTCTAGGGCgactatttaaaaaattcattaataaattatatgaattggttgtaaaataaatgacaaaataattataaatgttaaaatggTTTTTTAGTATTGTTATTttgataaagaaattatataaaaataattttataaactgacataattttaattgaattattaaatatgttttataataaaaataattttatattttaataaatttcattaaattatatcaatttatagtattatttttatataatattt
This sequence is a window from Carya illinoinensis cultivar Pawnee chromosome 9, C.illinoinensisPawnee_v1, whole genome shotgun sequence. Protein-coding genes within it:
- the LOC122275110 gene encoding cytochrome P450 710A1-like, whose product is MISIISTSVTPVLPYLFCFIVFLLFFEQVSYLKKKKWVPGPAFVFPILGSAISLVRHPTQFWDLQSSLAKSSALGFSANYIIGRFIIFIRDTDLSHKIFANVRPDAFHLVGHPFGKKLFGDHNLIYMMGQDHKDLRRRIVPNFTPKALSTYTSLQQIIILDHLKKWVRLSSQSAMKPIALRNLVRDMNLETSQTVFVGPYLGREARQRFKVDYNLFNVGLMKLPIDFPGTAFRNARLGVDRLVKTLAVCVEQSKVRMETGEDPSCLIDFWMQETLRELTAASRAGEPAPAHTSDLEIGSYLFDFLFAAQDASTSSLLWAVTLLDSHPEVLAKVREEVESKWSPDSDSLITAEQLGQMKYTQAVAREVLRYRTPATMVPHIAGVDFPLTENYTIPKGTIVFPSVYESSFQGFSEPDRFDPDRFSEDRQEDRIFKRNYLAFGAGAHQCLGQRYALNHLVLFIAMFATLLDFRRHRTDGCDEIAYVPTICPRDDCMVFLSQRCARYPNFSVRKV